TTCAAGCTGTTTTTCATCCTTGTGCCAGTAGATAACATTTAAGTGTCCACGAATAATCCTGGAACTATCATCATTGTTAATCTGGTCTTGGATGTATTGGATTTTCTTCAGGACCACTTTGTTTTGTGAACCGAAGTTGGAGCTCTTGTTCAGTTCCTCGATTTTCTTGTCCAACAGTTTGCGCCATTTTTGCTTATCGTCCAGATAGATAATCTGGTTGACCATATGACTTTCATTCAAGGAAAGTCCAAGACCGTCGATGAACCCTTGATGGAAGATAAAGTCGTCGGACGTAAAGCGTTCGTTGATCTTACTGGTCTGTACCTTTTCACCGAAACAACTTTCGCTGTTCACGGTCAGTACATCAAAATGGTGTTCTCCAATCTGGATGTTCTTTTTTCCAAGTTCGATTGCTGTATCGAATCCGTCATTATAGCCATTGAAGTAGTCCGAACTCATCGAAATGATTTCATGGCTCTTGAGCGGTATCAATGAAATCTTCCTCCCGTTATTGATAAAAGAAACCGAATCGTTGACCGCAGCTTTGAAGCGCTGCAGATTCTCTTGTAAAACCTCTGGGATTTTCGCATCCACCTTTTTGAAAGGGTTAACATATTTCGGATTGTTGAGCTGCTTATTCTTGGTTAGGGTAAAGAACAGATATCCATGATGTTCCATGTGCTGCCGTCCCTTGAAATAATCATGGGTAGCCTTCGAAAGAAAGGTATCATTGGGCAGGTTTTCTGAAGTGAAAGATCTCTTGAAGTAGATGTCCTGTTTATGTACAACGGTACCTACGGGTAAGGATTTGATAGCTTGAAACCAATTGCCGTGCATATCCTCAAAGTCCTTTTCCGAAAGGGAATAGATTTCGGGAAGTTCTACACGATAACAGGCCACGATATTCCCATTGTTTGAGAATATCAAATGGTCCTTGATGTCCGTTATCGGATGATATTTAGAGATATTGATTTTCGACATGGTTCAGGATATTATCTTTTTTATTGCTGATACTTTTAGGGAATACTCTTCGAACATTTAAGAGTCGGGTACTACTGCTCATTTTGTTGAGCCCGATAAAGAGGCAAGCATTCCAAATAAACAGTGAGAGGACAATCATCAGGCTAAAAGAAAAGATGATGACCAATAACGAGGCTACGACAGACACAATCAAAAGGGCAAAGAGCGATATGGGCAGACCCCATATCAATGCTCCTTTGCGAATATTCCGGTAAACCTCATATGTTTTCATAGTCTTTTTAAATCAAATCCCGCGATGCGGGTCATTACATTACACGACTATTGAAATGAGGTAGGTAAAAATGCCGACCACGGCACCTGCTATAAGTACAAATACAAGTACCCTGGTAATACCTTTTTTGAGGTCCGCGTTCTCCCCAAAGAAGTGACCCGCATTAAATAGGAAACCAATTAGAAAGATGACCCCAAGGATAATGGGAAAGATGGCACGGATAGTATCCGATACATCGTTTACGGAATCCTCGATTCCACCGACCTGTGCGTAACTGGCAAGGCTCATTAAAAGCATTGCCAGCGTTAGACTTTTAGCTTTTCTCATAACTGATAATTTTAAGGTCGAAACGATTCCGGCCTGTGATTAATTATTATGAAATGTAGAAGTGGAATGAACTTTTTGCCGAAGGATTCCTAAAAATTAACTAGGAATAGCGTTAATTTTTGATGGAAGTTTATGGTTTTGGAAGATTCGTTGAATATTGCTCAATGAAGAATCTGAAAATCATGAATCGATGAAGGCAAGAATAGTCGTTCTTATTTGTGGATTGATGCTAAGCAACAACAAAACTATAGGGCAAACCATACAAACAGGGCGCAAAGTTGTTGTTCTTGATGCCGGGCATGGGGGAAGCGATTCAGGTACTGTTTCCGAAGGTGGGCTTCAGGAAAAGGATGTTGTTCTAGACATTGTCCGGTATATGATAGCTTGGAACAAAAGTTTATTGGAATCCAAATATGACATCTATTTGACAAGGAGAAAGGATACCTTGATTTCATTGACTGATAGAACCAAGCTCGTCAAACATCTAAAACCTGATGTTTTCATTTCGCTGCATTGTAATCATTTAAATGATACTAACATACAAGGTGCAGAAATCTATACCTATGATAGTAATGAATTATCTCTGTTGTATGCGAAAATAATTTTGAATGAGCTAAATCAGGACCTTGGTTTTAAGACTAGAAAACCTAAACAGGGCAATTTTCAGGTTTTAAGGGAAACAAAAGAGCACTGTCCTGCGCTTCTATTAGAGCTTGGGTATTTGTCCAATTCAAGTGAGTCCTACTATTTAAATGACAGCCAAAACAGGAAGGCATTGGCTTTATCCATATTAATGTCCATTTAAATAAGAGTTATGAGAGAACTATGGTTTGAAGCTATAGGTAATATCAAAAGTATTGTGGTCTTAGTCTATAAGGAGGTATCTGAAGTTATTCGAAATTGTAATTAGTAAATCATTTTCAATTTAGAAGTCGTCAAAACGTAAATAAATGATATGATTTTGACGACTTACTTTAAATAAAAAATCCTTATTTGTTTAGTGAAATTATAAAATATTTATGCACTAAGTTTAGCCGCAGAGGTTGATCGGTTCAAATTGAGAGATACCCATAATAAAGGATGTTCGCTCGCCGAATCTCTTTCCTGTTGAATTGATTCATAGGTTTCCCAAATCGGTCTTTTTGTAGGCCACATGGCTTTACGGTTCATTCCGCTCCCGCTTACTTTCGAAAATAGTCCAGGCGATGCAAGTAAATAGTCATGCTGTTCAACATTTACCCCTTTTCGATATGCACCCATTCTATAGTATCCGGTATCCATTCCGGTATCCAGTTCGGCCTCAAAATTTGATAATTCTGAAATGTTTATCATATCCGTATTAAAAATTGGAGAAATAGACTTAGAGTACCTTGGTGCATTTAAGGTTCCTAGAACCATAATATAATCGTTTCCTTCTAGTCGTAATTTTTCATATTCCTCCGAAACCAGTTTTGCTTGTCGGGTTCTTTTCTCAATATTTTCTTTTACTGAATCAGATGAGAGTTGAACACATAGAATATAAATGAATTGACCTTTAGGCGTTTCCACTTTATAGGATTGAAGGTCATTTGTGAAAAGGAAACTTCCATCAATGTCCCTTTCACTAGAGAACGATTGTATAGCTCTGATTCGATAACCATCCTTTAGCATAATACCCATACCTAAACCATTTCCACCATTTCCATCAAGATGTATTATTTCTCTATAACCTAGTTCTAGTTTCTCCTTATAGATTAACTCGTTCAGTTTGATAAGAGACGCTCTACTTTCAACCTCTTGTAGCAAAAGAACTTCGGGATTATTGTCTGAAATGACCTTGATTTTATTGGCCAAAGCTTTGAGTGGAATAGGAACAGTGCATGTGTTTTCCTTCGCCTGCCAATCATCACTAATTATACCGGTCTTAGAAACGGATTCAGATTTGTTAAAGAAATCAGACTCTATGGTTTTAGTGCTTCCTCGTGCTAAATTGTGAAGTCTCATTAAGTAAGCTAATTCGCGCATTCTTAAAAAGTCCTGATCTTTTCGGTATTGTTTCCCAAGCAAGCTTTCAAATTCGTCTTTCCAACGCTCGAATTTTTGTTCGTATTCCATATTGACCAAGTCAATATGCCGATAGAAAATGTTTTGGATATTATATGTTGCTATTTTCATGCCGCTCTTTTTTTAAAGTCTACTTCATTGTTCTCTAGGATTTCATTGATTTTTTCTTCATCATAGAAAATTATCCCTCCTAGCTTTGTAAAGGGAATAGTGCCATTGATTCTGAAATTTTGCAGTGTTCCGGGGCTGATGTCGAGTTTCTGCATGACTTCATTGGATTTTATCCATTTGTCAATAGTGACCTTTTCATATTTTATAAGAAGTTGCTTGAATTCTACTAAAAGCTCTTCTTTGAACAGATTTAAATCTTCCGAAGTAATTATGTTTGTTGGCATAGTGTTAATTTTAGAGGATATTACATATCAATTTAAATACTTTGGTTTCAATACAAATTTGGTTGATACTGATGGAATAATTTCACAAGTTTCACCCAAGTTGGGTGAAATTTTAACATTTTAAATTAATATAAACACCGTCAAGAAAGAATTGAATGGGGTTTCGATATTTCAACAAAATAAAATAAAACAAAAATCTATTAGAAGTTTTGAATTAGTGTATTACACCGAGGATTTGTGCGAAAAATAGCAGTATTCTTGTAGGTCTGCTATTTTGATATATATTTAGAAAGCTAATTCCAACCATTAACCAATGTTAAGAAAGTCTTTTCCAAATTTTAGACAGTTGGATTCTATGGACTGTGGGCCTACCTGTCTTAAAATTATTGCTAAATATTATGGAAAAGAGGTTTCCTTAGAATCTTTAAGAAGACATTCTCATATTGATAGAGAGGGAGTTTCACTTGCAGGAATTAAAGAGGCGGCCCAAACAATTGGATTCGAAACTTTTTCATTTTTTGTCTCCTGGAAGGATTTGGAAACTAAGGTTAACCTGCCATGTATAGTCCACTGGGAGGGCAATCACTTTCTTACTGTATATAAAATTGGTAGGTCTAAAGTATACGTATCCGACCCGGCCAGAGGTAAATATGATTTAAACTTTCTAGAGTTTAAGAAAAAATGGAATAGCGAGGGCGAAAAAGGGGTAGTTATGACTTTAGAGCCAACACATGATTTTCTTAATAAGAATGTAGGTAAAAAGGGTAAATATTTACTGCAAATAATAAGGCATTTTCTCAATTTTGAAGGTCTTTTAAGTCAATTAATATTAGGTTTATTAGTATCCTCAATTATTCAACTTGCTTTGCCATTTTTTACCCAAAGTATTGTTGATTATGGCATCGAGTATGAGGATTTGGGATTCATTCAAATTCTTTTAATTTGTCAAGTTTTTCTGATATTAATTCAAGGCTTAATTGAGATTTTTAGGGATTGGATTCTTCTCCATATTTCGATGCGTGTCAATATTAGAATGATGTCCGATTACCTTACAAAACTTATACTCTTGCCAGTTTCTTTTTTTACAAGAAGAGGTGTTGGTGATTTAGTTAAAAGAATTAATGATAATGAGAGAATAGAAGAATTTTTAACCAATGGGTCTTTAACTTTTTTATTTGACATACTCAACGTATTTCTTTTCGGTTTAGTTCTTATTTTCTACAGCAAATTAATATTTGGAGTATTCTTCTTTGGTTCTCTTGTATATGTGTTGTGGTCGTTGTCATTTATGAAAAAGAAGGCTCTTTTAGATGAAGACTATTTTAAAGCCAGTGCTAAGAACCAATCAAAAATTTTGGAACTAATTTATGGAATAGAAGATATAAAAGTCAATGGGTCACAAGAAAGAAGAAAAAAAGAATGGTATGAAACACAATTGAAGTTATTTAAGGTAACGTCCTCGAATCTACGAATAAGCCATATGCAGATGAATGGCGCACAAATTTTAAATGAATTAAAGAACATTGTAATTGTATTTGTATCTGCATATTCAGTAATTGAGGGTACTTTTAGTTTAGGAGTAATGCTAGCCATTCAATTTATAATAGGACAACTAAATGTGCCATTGAATAATATGATGAGTTTTTTATTGGATTACCAAAAAGCTGAACTATCTGCAAGTAGATTATATGAGGTATACCAAGAGAAACCTGAAGAATTTTACAAGGAAAATGATTTAAAAGCAGACCATGATTCTATTATCTTTAGAAATGTTTCCTTTAGGTATGGACCACCCGGAACACCTTATGCTTTAAAAAATGTTTCCCTATCAATACCAAGAGGTAAGGTGACGGCGATTGTAGGGCATAGCGGTTCTGGGAAATCTACCTTATTTAGGCTTTTATTGAACTTTTATCCCCCAACTGAGGGCAGTATATATGTAGGTAATCATAGTTTAAATGATTTAAGCATAAAAAAATGGCGTCAACTTTGCGGCGTTGTCTTACAGGAAGGAAGGCTTTTTGACGATACCATCGAAAGAAATATTACCGAATCAAAATCAGAACAACCAACAAACTTAAAAGAATTAAAAAAAGCTATTAAATATTCCATGCTCGAAGATTTTGTTGAAAATCTTCCATACAAACTTAGAACCAAAGTTGGTAATAATGGGATTCGTTTGAGCGGTGGCGAAAAGCAAAGAATTTTAATAGCAAGGTCAATATATAAGAATCCAAATTATTTTTTTTTAGATGAACCAACCAGTTCTTTGGATTCAATTAATGAAACGAATATTCTCAAAAATTTAGAGTCTTTTTATAAAAACAAGACTGTGGTCATAATTGCACATAGGTTATCTACAATTAGAAATGCAGACAATATTATAGTTTTAGATAGCGGAAAATTAGTCGAAGAAGGAAATCATAAATCGCTGATTAAGAACAAGTCAGTATATTGGGAATTAGTACAAAATCAAATGGATTATTTTGAAAATATCTAACTACAAAAATTTTGAAGATTCTTTTTTAAGTCGTCCTCCCGGTTGGATGTTAAGGTGGGGGACATTGTTTACGTTTCTTTTTTTCTTTCTGATTTTTGTCTTTGCCGGAATCTTCAGATATAATGAAATTTTAGATGCAGAAATTCTTGTAACCAGTGAGAACCCTCCAATTGATTTGTTTAGCAGAAAAAGTGGAAGATTAGTATATAAGAATTTTGAATCGGGAAAGAATGTACATGAAAACGAAATTCTTGCAGTAATAGAAAATTCGTCAAATTATCAGGATATCTTCTACTTAAAAGAAAAATTACAAAACGATATAGTATTGTTCAGTACTGTAGAAAAATTGTTTCAGGAATTCCCAAGTAATCTTGAATTGGAGACAGATATACACTATTCTTATCAAAGTTTTTTAAAAGCGTTTGAAGAATATTTATTGTTTTTAAACCTTAAAGAAGACAGCCTTACAAGTGATAATTTAAAGTCTAGAATTCTTAAATTGAAAAAACAACTAGAGATAAAACAGGGACGTTCAGTTTCGGCTAGTCGAAATTATTGGTTGTCAAATGAAAAGTATAAAAGACAACTCGGACTTTTTAAAAAGGGAGTTATTTCCAAACAAGAATTGGATGAATTTGAACAGCAGTTAATTATCTCTAAAAATGATGTAAGTCAAATTGAAGAACAGATAGAAGTATTGAAAGCGGATACACTTAGTCTAAAAAATCTCAGTCAAGAATCATTAAATAAAAATTATTCAAATAGTTCTAGCCTTAATTCTGAACTACAACTAACAAGACAAGAATTAAAGAGCAAAATAGAGCAATGGGAGAATATTTACACACTTAAGACTCCTGTTTCTGGAAAAGTAACGGTTTTTGATATTTGGAAAAATCACCAAAATGTTAATGAAGGAGAGCACATAATAACTATAGTACCGGAGAGTGGAAATTTGCTTATAGGAAAATGTAAAGTTCCAGTTATGAATTCCGCAAAACTTAGACTAGGTCAAAAAGTTATTATAAAACTAGATAATTATCCATTCCACGAATGGGGACATTTATGGGGGACTGTAAATGCCATTTCGGAAACTCCTAAAAAGGGAGAAGAGGTTTATTATTCCGTTTATGTTTCCATTCCAGATTTGACCACATCCTTTGGAAAGGAAATAGAATTTAGACAGGAAATGTTAGGCCAAGCAAAAATAATTCTTGAGGAAGTATCACTTTTAAGGAGAATATTTTACGGAGCTAGAAATATTTGGGAAAATATTCAGCAATAGTTTTTTGTTAAAAAATCATCGATGAAATATAAAAGAGTGTTGATTGTTTTACTTGTTGTTTTGAACAATTCTTTTCTATACTCAAAACAGGACTCTGTTTCTCTTGATATGAATTCAAGTTATGATTCTCTTAGAGATTTAGAAGATAAGTTGTTTTCAAATAATGATTTTGATTCAATTAGAAACGTGCTAAATGTTCATTTAAAAAAAGCTAAATCTGAAAATAATTTAGAGGAGTTATCATGGGCGTATTACTATTTTATGTTCTTCGAAGAGGATGAGAAAGCGATTATATACGCCGATTCAGCAATAACAATTTCAGAAAAGGAAATTAATTATTTATTGCCTGGCACTGCTTATTATATGAAAGGCTTAATTTATTACGAAAATGGGAAGATAGATTCTAGTCTTTCCAATTTAATAAAGTCATATGATTTATCCAAAATAACTAAAAATTATGAGCAAACAGTTGATTGCCTGAATGGTATAGCATCAATAAAAGTTAGTTATGGCGAAGAAAAACAGGCATTAAAACTACATAAAGAAGCACTTATCTATTTGGCAAATAATAATAAAAGTATAAGAAGTGCAGACTATACAAGATTGGTCACAATGGAAAATCTAGCAAAAGGATATTTGGAGATTGGATATTTAGACTCTGCAAGGACTACCACAAAAGATGCAATCATATTGGCAGAAAAAATAAATGAAAAGGAACTTTTAAATAGCCTAAGCATTTTTAGAGCTCAAATAAATTACTATGATAATAAATTTTTAGTCGCTAGAGACACTCTGCAAAAATATGTTGAAACAATGCCCGAAATGTCCAAGGCTGATATATACTATTATTTGGGAAATATTGAGGAAAAATTACAAAACCAAACAGGTAAGCTTGCCTATTTTAAAAAAATAGATTCAATTATTGGAAGCGAATTAAAAAGCTTGGATAATGTAAAGGATATATATCAAACATTACTATCGGATGCTATAAATCAAAATGATAAAGAAAGAGAACTAGAATATTTAAAAAAACTGATTCATTACGATAGTATCCAATTTAATAGGTATAAAAATGTCAGAAATATCGGTAAATCACAATTTGATTTACCGAAACTCCAAAACCTTAAATCCGAATTGGAAGTTAAAATAAACCGTGAAAAGCTCCTCAAAAAATGGCTTATCCTTCTTTTAGCAGCTTTCTTAGTGCTTATCTCACTTCTTATTTATAGAAATAGAATTATTGAAATTAGATTAAAATCTGTATTATCAAAAAGAATAGTACCGAAAATATCGAATAACATAATTCGAAACGATTTAGATTTAGATGAACATATTTATTATAATATAACTACTGGTCTGGAGCAATGGGAAGAGAAAAAGGGCTTTTTGGATAAGGAAATGACTTTGCAAAAGCTTTCGAAAATACTTGATACTAACAGTACTTATCTAAGTAGGATCGTAAATGTAACTAAGGAACAAAATTTTTCGAGTTATCTCAAAGATTTAAGAATTACGTACGCTATAAATTTTTTAAAGGAGAATCCTGAATTCATAGGCACTAAATCAAATATCGTTCTTGCAGAATATTTTGGATTTAATTCTTTAGATGTTTTTACGCGGGCATTAAAAGAAAAAATTGGTTTGACTCCTTATATGTTTCTAAAAGGAATAAAATCTCGCAATTTATAAATTGCAGAATCTAAATGAATCAAATTTTAATTCAAATCATTAAATTACTGACAATATTAAAAACCTTGAATTATGAAACAAATGAAAACACATTTTGAAAATTCTGAAATTACGAATTTATCAATGATTAAAGGAGGTGGGGATGGTGGCCCAATTGATCCTAAGAAAATGCCTAAAAGGCCTCCCAGTCCTGTACCACCTAGAAAAAAGAAATAGTCCACTTAATGGTATATTAATTAGCCCTATCAATTTGATAGGGTTTCTTATATTTGAAGTATGAAACACCCCTATTTCTCTCTGTTAATAATAGTCTTTCTTTACAACTGTGAAAAACAAAAAACCTTTGACTATCCAGAGACAAACAACATTGTTGAAAGCATCACAAATTTTGATATAACTTACACTAATAACTTTTCAAATCTTGAAAACTTCAAAAGTGAAGAATCTAAGAATTGGTTTACAATTCAGGATTCGATTGCTGAACAATATTTTCTTAATAACCCTAAATATGGAGAATTAAAAGAACACCACGAGTCCCTATATTATAGAGAATATGATTACGCATATGATCTTAAATATGATGAAAATAGTAACGTTTATTTTCTAACCTATATATATGAAGGAGATAATCCCATATTAAATTTAATTAAAAAATCCACCTTAACAAATACTGAAAAAAGCATATACAAATCTATTAATTACAAGGATGGAACATATGATATAGAATATTATAAACCATCTTACGATGGGTCAAAATTGGCCCTGGCTTTTGGCAAAGAAGACGTCTTTTTTAATGAAATCGTTATTTTGGATACCTCTACTGGTAAAATTGTTGGTAACCCCATCCTTAATACAAAACCGAATAAGGCAGGTGGTATAATCTGGTCTCCAGACAATGAGTCCATACTTTTTATCAAATATCCAGATTTGAACAATGAGAATAGCGATAGAAATAGCTATACAGCATATGTAAACACTAATTCTAATGAACACAAAACTATTCCAATTTTTAAGAATAAATCAAATAATTTAAATTTCAGTGAGGAATATTATCCGGTTCCTGTTTTTAGATCCGAACAGAGTAATTATTTGTTTACCTATATTGGTAATGCTTCAAATCACTGGGATTGTTATTACATAACTGCAGATGATTTTTTTAGTAATAATTTAAATTGGAAATTATTATTTCAAGAGCAAGACCAAGTATTATATGATTATGGAATAGAAAAAGACCACAAGTATTATTATAAAAGAATAAATAATAATGTCCTTGAATTGTGCTACACAAACCTAAAGAACCCCGACTTTAAGAATCCTATTGTTATATATAAAAGTTCAGGAGGCGAGCAACTACAAAACTTTAAGGTAACATCAGGCGGTATATATTTTTCTGTATCCAATAATGGTGTATCTGAAAAATTATATAAAGCCAATGATGACGGTTTCAAAAAGAAGATTCCTCTTCCTAAAGTGACTGGAGAAATTTCTTTTGATTTCAGATCACCCTACCAAAGTGATTTATGGGTAAATCTATCTTCTTGGTCTGCTAACCCTTTTAGATACAAGGTACAGGAAGACACTTTGATTTTAGATAAGCTAGGGATGCTCGCTGAATATCCAGAGTTTGACAATATTGTTACTGAGATTATTGAGGTAGAATCACATGATGGAGAGTTAGTTCCTTTAAGTATTATAAAAAATAAGGATTTCAAAAAAACTAATAATACCAAAGCAATTATTACAGCTTATGGGGCATATGGGTTTCTGGAAAAACCTTGGTTTCATCCATCTATTGCGGACTTTGTAAAATCTGGAAACATATATGTTACCGCACATGTACGGGGTGGGGGTGAAAAAGGACCTGATTGGCACGAACAAGGAATGAAATCTTTGAAGGAAAATTCATGGAAAGACTTAATCAATTGTAGCGAATTTTTATTGCAAAATAGTTTTGTAGATAAGGGTAATCTGGCTCTAAACGTCAATAGTGCAGGTGGTATTGCAGGTGCAATGGCAGTTAATAGTAGACCGGACCTATACAAAGTATTTACAGGATTTTTACCGTCATTGAATCCAATAAGAATCGAGTCAATGAAAGATTTTGATGATTCTGATAATATATTTGAGTTTGGAACTGTGAAAGAGGAGCAGAGTTACAAAGATTTATTGAAAATGGATCCTGTTGTAAATTTTTCTTCAGGAATTAAATA
This genomic window from Maribacter sp. MJ134 contains:
- a CDS encoding N-acetylmuramoyl-L-alanine amidase encodes the protein MKARIVVLICGLMLSNNKTIGQTIQTGRKVVVLDAGHGGSDSGTVSEGGLQEKDVVLDIVRYMIAWNKSLLESKYDIYLTRRKDTLISLTDRTKLVKHLKPDVFISLHCNHLNDTNIQGAEIYTYDSNELSLLYAKIILNELNQDLGFKTRKPKQGNFQVLRETKEHCPALLLELGYLSNSSESYYLNDSQNRKALALSILMSI
- a CDS encoding helix-turn-helix domain-containing protein yields the protein MPTNIITSEDLNLFKEELLVEFKQLLIKYEKVTIDKWIKSNEVMQKLDISPGTLQNFRINGTIPFTKLGGIIFYDEEKINEILENNEVDFKKRAA
- a CDS encoding peptidase domain-containing ABC transporter — encoded protein: MLRKSFPNFRQLDSMDCGPTCLKIIAKYYGKEVSLESLRRHSHIDREGVSLAGIKEAAQTIGFETFSFFVSWKDLETKVNLPCIVHWEGNHFLTVYKIGRSKVYVSDPARGKYDLNFLEFKKKWNSEGEKGVVMTLEPTHDFLNKNVGKKGKYLLQIIRHFLNFEGLLSQLILGLLVSSIIQLALPFFTQSIVDYGIEYEDLGFIQILLICQVFLILIQGLIEIFRDWILLHISMRVNIRMMSDYLTKLILLPVSFFTRRGVGDLVKRINDNERIEEFLTNGSLTFLFDILNVFLFGLVLIFYSKLIFGVFFFGSLVYVLWSLSFMKKKALLDEDYFKASAKNQSKILELIYGIEDIKVNGSQERRKKEWYETQLKLFKVTSSNLRISHMQMNGAQILNELKNIVIVFVSAYSVIEGTFSLGVMLAIQFIIGQLNVPLNNMMSFLLDYQKAELSASRLYEVYQEKPEEFYKENDLKADHDSIIFRNVSFRYGPPGTPYALKNVSLSIPRGKVTAIVGHSGSGKSTLFRLLLNFYPPTEGSIYVGNHSLNDLSIKKWRQLCGVVLQEGRLFDDTIERNITESKSEQPTNLKELKKAIKYSMLEDFVENLPYKLRTKVGNNGIRLSGGEKQRILIARSIYKNPNYFFLDEPTSSLDSINETNILKNLESFYKNKTVVIIAHRLSTIRNADNIIVLDSGKLVEEGNHKSLIKNKSVYWELVQNQMDYFENI
- a CDS encoding HlyD family secretion protein, which produces MKISNYKNFEDSFLSRPPGWMLRWGTLFTFLFFFLIFVFAGIFRYNEILDAEILVTSENPPIDLFSRKSGRLVYKNFESGKNVHENEILAVIENSSNYQDIFYLKEKLQNDIVLFSTVEKLFQEFPSNLELETDIHYSYQSFLKAFEEYLLFLNLKEDSLTSDNLKSRILKLKKQLEIKQGRSVSASRNYWLSNEKYKRQLGLFKKGVISKQELDEFEQQLIISKNDVSQIEEQIEVLKADTLSLKNLSQESLNKNYSNSSSLNSELQLTRQELKSKIEQWENIYTLKTPVSGKVTVFDIWKNHQNVNEGEHIITIVPESGNLLIGKCKVPVMNSAKLRLGQKVIIKLDNYPFHEWGHLWGTVNAISETPKKGEEVYYSVYVSIPDLTTSFGKEIEFRQEMLGQAKIILEEVSLLRRIFYGARNIWENIQQ
- a CDS encoding prolyl oligopeptidase family serine peptidase, encoding MKHPYFSLLIIVFLYNCEKQKTFDYPETNNIVESITNFDITYTNNFSNLENFKSEESKNWFTIQDSIAEQYFLNNPKYGELKEHHESLYYREYDYAYDLKYDENSNVYFLTYIYEGDNPILNLIKKSTLTNTEKSIYKSINYKDGTYDIEYYKPSYDGSKLALAFGKEDVFFNEIVILDTSTGKIVGNPILNTKPNKAGGIIWSPDNESILFIKYPDLNNENSDRNSYTAYVNTNSNEHKTIPIFKNKSNNLNFSEEYYPVPVFRSEQSNYLFTYIGNASNHWDCYYITADDFFSNNLNWKLLFQEQDQVLYDYGIEKDHKYYYKRINNNVLELCYTNLKNPDFKNPIVIYKSSGGEQLQNFKVTSGGIYFSVSNNGVSEKLYKANDDGFKKKIPLPKVTGEISFDFRSPYQSDLWVNLSSWSANPFRYKVQEDTLILDKLGMLAEYPEFDNIVTEIIEVESHDGELVPLSIIKNKDFKKTNNTKAIITAYGAYGFLEKPWFHPSIADFVKSGNIYVTAHVRGGGEKGPDWHEQGMKSLKENSWKDLINCSEFLLQNSFVDKGNLALNVNSAGGIAGAMAVNSRPDLYKVFTGFLPSLNPIRIESMKDFDDSDNIFEFGTVKEEQSYKDLLKMDPVVNFSSGIKYPSTYIIIGFNDYLVPPSDGGKLIALLQSSTENHEKPYLLDVKINAEHDIDWLEDYSRMLFFTINELDREY